From Xanthomonas sp. 10-10:
AGACACTGCGCCACTGGATCGACGCGTGCAGGTGTTGCTGGGCGCCGACGACCGCCACCTGGTGTTTCGCAGCAGCGTCGGCGTGGAAGTACTGGAGGATGGCGGTGTGGAGCTCAGCCTGGAGACGCGCGTGGCCTGCCGCAACCGCTTTGGCCGCATCTACATGGCCTTGGTGGACGGCGTGCACCATCGCTACATCGCACCGGCGCTGCTGCGCACTGCCGCCCAGGCCCTGCTGGTGCCGGTATTGGATACCACTGCGACACAGGCAACCGCGCGGCGCCCGTGAGCGGCCGGCGCACGCAGCCATCACCCGATCTTGCCTGACGGCTGCCTAGGCTTTGGGTCCCCAATCCAAGGAAGCTCTCCCATGCCGACTCTTCGCATGCGTATCACCGGCACCGACGACGACGCGCGTGCCATCGCCAACCTGCTGCAGAGCATCGAAGGCATCGAGCACGTCGAAGAAGTGGACGATCTGATGCCGCATCTGGACGACGACGATTCCAGCTCGGCCGGCCTGTCCGACGACGAAGGTCCGGGCAGCCACGAGTTCGAAGTGGAAGCCGGCAACGACGCCACCGCGCAAAAGGTGCGCGACGCGGTGCAGGAACTGGCATTGCAGCTGGACGTTTTTGTCGAGTACGAGTTCGACGAAGGCTGAGCTTGCGTTGGGCGCGACTGTAGTATCGATCGACGCCTGCAGTCGGCCTGCCCTCTTGCCAGATCGCATGGCTTGCTGCGCCCTGCACTATGCAGGCACCGCCGCATTCCAGGCAGCGGTGCGTTCGAGGGCGCACGCTGCTGGCCACAACATGCTGCCAACGCGGCTGGGCCGCCCAGCCGTGCGCAGGTCAGGACGTCCTGCGCTGCCGCGCGCGCCAGCGCCACGCCTGCAACAGCAGCCAGCCGGCGATCGCCGCCAGCAGCGCCACTGGCAGCAACGCCGCGACCGCACGGATCACGAATGCCACGCTGGAGGAGAACACCTGCCCGAACTCGGCAGTGGCCTGCGCGATCTCGCTTCTGCCCTGTTCCCCACCCGTACTGCGGAAGTTGAGCGTCAGTAACTGCGTGCGGATACGGCGTTGCTGCTGCGCTGACTCCTGCTGGGTCTGCTGCGCCTGGGCTTCGATCTCGGCCAGGCGCTTGGACAACGCAAGCAGATCGCTTACCGCCAGATCGCGGCGCTGCTGCAACTCCAGCAGGCGCGCGTGCTCCTTTTGAAGACGTGCCTGCGCCAGGCCGGTATCGGCAATCTGCTGGGCCAGATCCTCGGCGCGCGTGCTGCGTGCCGCGACCTCTCCGTGCTGGCCGGCCAGTTGCACCAATGGCTCGACGCCATCGGGCACCGTGCGCACGCGAACGCTGCCGCTGGGCTCGCGTCCGCCATCCTGTTCCACCGCCAACAGTGCGCAGGTGCCGAACTGCGCGCTCTGGCACGCAGTGCGCACGGCCGCGATGCGCTGGCCGATCTGATCGGCGGGCAACTCGATCCGCACATCGTGTTCGTACGCAAGCGCATCGCCTTGTGCGGCTGGCGGCGCTGGCGGCGCCGGGGCACCGCCATCTGCGGCCATCTCCCCCTGAGGCCGCGCACACCCGCACAGCGCCCAGCCGACCAGCAGCGCGATGCCGGGCCAGCGCATGCCGCGCCTCATCGGCTGGCTCCGTCGACCGTTTGCACGTTCAAGGTGGCCAGATCCAGCGCGGGCAGGCAACGTACGTTGACCGCCACGCTGGCTTCGCCGGTCTTGGGGTTGGCCCCCTCGCTGAAGGGCGCAATGCCGCACTGCGGGCAATGATGATGATCGATATGGTGGCGATTGAAGCGGTAGGTGCCGACCGCGTCC
This genomic window contains:
- a CDS encoding DUF4349 domain-containing protein; the encoded protein is MRRGMRWPGIALLVGWALCGCARPQGEMAADGGAPAPPAPPAAQGDALAYEHDVRIELPADQIGQRIAAVRTACQSAQFGTCALLAVEQDGGREPSGSVRVRTVPDGVEPLVQLAGQHGEVAARSTRAEDLAQQIADTGLAQARLQKEHARLLELQQRRDLAVSDLLALSKRLAEIEAQAQQTQQESAQQQRRIRTQLLTLNFRSTGGEQGRSEIAQATAEFGQVFSSSVAFVIRAVAALLPVALLAAIAGWLLLQAWRWRARQRRTS
- a CDS encoding GFA family protein, which codes for MLYAGSCHCGRIAFELETDAPITEVYDCNCSLCRRRGGLLWFGTRTQLRLQANPDAVGTYRFNRHHIDHHHCPQCGIAPFSEGANPKTGEASVAVNVRCLPALDLATLNVQTVDGASR